Proteins encoded together in one bacterium window:
- a CDS encoding phosphate-starvation-inducible PsiE family protein: MKTIRRIFILIDNIVHISVAFLLVFAAFAFLYQAFTKAFFPDTQSIVEMIGDTLFILLIMEILWDVLRYFKKLPFTLRPFIFVGIISSIRGMVLVEAKMSIGFEKISLFHQLAKIGVFALVIFILCLCLYLLGKIPSSSLEE, from the coding sequence ATGAAAACAATAAGAAGGATTTTTATTTTAATAGACAACATTGTTCATATCAGCGTTGCATTTCTTCTTGTCTTTGCTGCCTTTGCCTTTCTATATCAGGCTTTTACAAAGGCTTTTTTTCCTGATACTCAGTCCATCGTTGAAATGATAGGAGATACATTGTTTATCCTTCTTATTATGGAAATCCTCTGGGATGTTTTAAGGTATTTTAAAAAGCTTCCCTTTACCTTAAGGCCATTTATCTTTGTTGGGATAATCTCAAGCATCAGGGGAATGGTTCTGGTTGAGGCAAAGATGTCTATAGGGTTTGAGAAAATTTCCCTATTTCACCAATTAGCAAAGATTGGTGTATTTGCTCTTGTTATATTTATCTTATGTTTATGTCTCTATCTTTTGGGAAAAATCCCTTCCTCTAGCCTAGAAGAATAA
- the pheA gene encoding prephenate dehydratase, producing MLDELRKRIDKIDDKVLKLLEERISIALEIGKIKKEEKLSLLHTDREKGVLERLIKNRKLLPKEAISAIYREIFSVSLKLQGEPVIAYLGPSGTFTHQAAEQRFGASNKYIAFNEICDVFMEVVKKRADYGVVPIENSTEGIVSNTLDMFIDTDVVICDEIYLKISHCLLSREDDISKIKRVYSHPSVFAQCRKFLSENMPGVELIDMPSTAAAAKRVVDEACSAAIGNKWAGEIYSLNILKRQVEDFVSNTTRFVVIGREYGNATGCDKTSILFSVKDRPGALHDMLMPFAEQGINLTKIESRPSKIRAWEYMFFIDFEGHIQDEKVKMAISKLNKLCNYLKILGSYPKGEMV from the coding sequence ATGCTTGATGAATTAAGAAAGAGGATAGACAAGATAGATGACAAGGTTTTAAAGCTCCTTGAGGAGAGGATTTCTATTGCTTTAGAGATAGGAAAAATAAAAAAGGAGGAAAAGCTTTCCCTTCTGCATACAGATAGGGAAAAAGGGGTTTTAGAAAGGCTTATAAAGAATAGAAAGCTCCTTCCAAAAGAAGCAATATCCGCGATATATAGGGAGATATTCTCTGTTTCTTTAAAGCTTCAAGGAGAGCCAGTAATAGCATATCTAGGTCCCTCTGGAACATTTACTCATCAAGCAGCAGAGCAAAGGTTCGGAGCATCAAACAAATATATTGCCTTTAATGAAATATGTGATGTATTTATGGAGGTTGTTAAAAAAAGGGCAGATTATGGCGTTGTCCCAATTGAAAACTCAACAGAGGGCATTGTATCTAACACCCTTGATATGTTCATTGATACAGATGTGGTAATCTGTGATGAGATATACCTTAAAATCTCCCATTGCCTACTTTCAAGGGAAGATGACATTTCAAAGATCAAAAGGGTATATAGCCATCCCTCTGTGTTTGCCCAATGCAGAAAATTCCTTTCCGAAAACATGCCTGGTGTAGAGCTTATTGATATGCCATCCACCGCAGCTGCTGCAAAAAGGGTAGTAGATGAAGCATGCTCTGCAGCCATTGGAAACAAATGGGCAGGAGAAATCTATTCTCTCAATATTCTTAAAAGACAAGTAGAAGATTTTGTCTCAAATACAACAAGGTTTGTGGTTATTGGAAGGGAATATGGTAATGCAACAGGATGTGATAAAACATCAATTTTATTCTCTGTAAAGGATAGGCCAGGAGCATTGCACGATATGCTTATGCCATTTGCCGAGCAAGGGATAAACCTTACAAAGATAGAATCCCGGCCATCAAAAATTAGAGCGTGGGAATATATGTTTTTTATTGATTTTGAAGGCCATATTCAGGATGAAAAGGTAAAAATGGCAATCTCAAAGCTTAATAAACTTTGCAATTATTTAAAGATCTTGGGTTCGTATCCCAAAGGAGAAATGGTATGA
- the hprK gene encoding HPr(Ser) kinase/phosphatase, whose amino-acid sequence MAEITVKELINDLKDDLRFEIISGKDGLSRKITQVDINRPGLALIKYFKHFGYQRIQVLGKGEISYLHDISKKERDGILKEIFQYEIPCFIVDWGQPVPDELIGLSNLHNIPILSTPVPTGKLTASLIIYLEEKFTEQTLEYGTLVDISGVGVLLKGKHSVGKSECALELIERGHRLIADDSVLIKKIGNSLIGEAPPATANCIEIRGLGIINIQELFGFSAICEKKEIELVLHLELWDKEKEYERVGLEKEQEKEKKRIRILDVSIPKMVIPVGPGRNMAVIAEAAALNHRLKKMGKKPLNNFMKNA is encoded by the coding sequence AAGGAAAATAACCCAGGTTGATATTAACAGGCCTGGACTTGCCCTTATAAAATACTTTAAGCACTTTGGCTATCAGAGGATTCAAGTCCTAGGAAAGGGAGAAATTTCATACCTTCACGATATTTCAAAAAAGGAAAGGGATGGGATTTTAAAGGAGATATTTCAATACGAAATCCCCTGTTTTATTGTTGATTGGGGACAACCTGTCCCAGATGAACTTATTGGGCTTTCAAATCTACATAACATCCCTATTCTCTCAACACCGGTTCCTACCGGAAAGCTTACTGCAAGTTTAATAATTTATCTTGAGGAAAAATTTACCGAGCAGACCCTTGAATATGGAACCCTGGTTGATATCTCTGGGGTTGGTGTTTTATTAAAAGGAAAGCACTCGGTGGGAAAATCTGAGTGCGCCCTTGAGCTTATTGAAAGGGGACACAGGCTTATTGCAGACGATTCTGTTCTTATTAAGAAGATTGGAAATAGCCTAATCGGAGAAGCACCACCAGCCACTGCAAACTGTATAGAGATAAGGGGGCTTGGAATTATCAATATCCAGGAGCTTTTTGGATTCTCTGCGATATGTGAAAAAAAGGAGATAGAGCTTGTTTTGCATCTTGAGCTCTGGGATAAAGAAAAAGAATATGAGAGGGTTGGATTAGAAAAAGAACAAGAAAAAGAGAAAAAAAGAATAAGAATTTTAGATGTTTCTATTCCAAAAATGGTTATTCCGGTCGGACCAGGAAGGAATATGGCTGTTATTGCAGAGGCTGCCGCCCTAAACCACAGGCTTAAAAAGATGGGGAAAAAGCCTTTGAATAACTTTATGAAAAATGCTTGA
- the dnaX gene encoding DNA polymerase III subunit gamma/tau: MYLSLARKYRPKSFESVIGQSHIVITLKNAISQNRINSSYLFFGPRGTGKTSIARILAKSLNCKEGPSPICCCKCSSCLEIDESSSLDVIEIDGASNRGIDQIRELRESVGYRPIAGRFKVYIIDEVHMLTPEAFNALLKTLEEPPPHVIFIFATTDVQKVPKTISSRTQMFEFRKIEKSVIENALSSIVEKEGFKLDREAISLISSISEGSLRDAESILDQVVLYKSDASSDDVRSLLGICKEASIVSLIEMIKNKDANALSFVKEMMDEGFSPDMIIRGILDSLKGFIVKAASSNGDIEWLIKAGDTFCETEERIRSLPDDAEFLLELAIVKLIQESEGQRVRGSEGQNDDVLGRWNEVLEMVSKKNPLLKNPLQEIESIEAEENRLILKFKETANTHRKIIGKVENKRIIEDVLAELFKRKIEVVIPERDIIEKAFEIFDAIEVR, encoded by the coding sequence ATGTATCTTTCTTTAGCAAGAAAATATAGACCAAAGAGCTTTGAGAGCGTTATAGGACAAAGCCATATTGTCATAACCCTAAAGAATGCGATTTCCCAAAATAGGATAAATTCATCCTATCTTTTCTTTGGACCAAGGGGGACGGGAAAGACATCCATTGCAAGGATTCTGGCAAAATCTCTAAATTGCAAAGAAGGACCAAGTCCAATTTGTTGTTGCAAATGCTCATCCTGCCTTGAGATTGACGAAAGCTCCTCTTTAGATGTTATTGAGATTGATGGTGCTTCAAACAGGGGGATTGACCAGATAAGGGAATTAAGGGAAAGTGTAGGCTATAGGCCGATTGCCGGAAGGTTCAAGGTCTACATTATTGATGAGGTTCATATGCTAACCCCAGAGGCATTCAATGCCCTATTAAAAACCCTTGAGGAGCCACCCCCTCATGTAATCTTTATCTTTGCAACCACAGATGTCCAAAAGGTTCCCAAGACAATATCCTCAAGGACACAGATGTTTGAATTTAGAAAGATAGAAAAATCTGTGATAGAGAACGCCCTCTCTTCTATAGTAGAAAAAGAGGGTTTTAAACTAGATAGAGAGGCAATTTCTCTTATCTCCTCTATTTCTGAGGGAAGCTTAAGGGATGCAGAGTCTATCCTTGACCAGGTTGTTTTATACAAAAGCGATGCGAGCTCTGATGATGTAAGGAGCCTTCTGGGAATCTGCAAAGAGGCATCCATTGTTTCATTGATTGAGATGATAAAAAATAAAGATGCAAATGCCCTTTCCTTTGTAAAAGAGATGATGGATGAGGGGTTTTCTCCTGATATGATAATAAGGGGTATTTTAGATTCTCTCAAGGGTTTTATTGTTAAGGCCGCTTCTTCTAATGGTGATATAGAATGGCTAATAAAGGCAGGGGATACCTTTTGTGAGACAGAAGAAAGGATAAGGAGCCTACCAGATGACGCAGAGTTTCTTCTTGAGTTGGCTATAGTAAAGCTTATTCAGGAGTCAGAGGGTCAGAGGGTCAGAGGGTCAGAGGGTCAAAATGATGATGTATTGGGGAGGTGGAATGAGGTTTTGGAGATGGTTTCTAAGAAAAATCCCCTTCTTAAAAACCCCTTACAAGAAATAGAATCTATTGAAGCAGAGGAAAACAGGCTTATTTTAAAATTTAAAGAAACGGCAAATACACATAGGAAAATTATAGGAAAGGTAGAGAATAAAAGAATTATTGAGGATGTTTTAGCTGAGCTTTTTAAGAGAA